A genomic window from Aestuariirhabdus litorea includes:
- a CDS encoding shikimate kinase, with protein MTPQRSVILVGMPGAGKSTIGVQLAKELALDFVDTDLLIQLREGKPLQDILDESGYLQLRYIEEQTLLESFLPNHVIATGGSAVYGQEGMRHLRGFGPIVFLDASLAELKRRIRNYETRGIARRPDQSFEELFAERRTLYQQVADITIECDGKDQQQILDEVCVALAAV; from the coding sequence ATGACCCCACAACGCAGCGTAATACTGGTTGGCATGCCCGGCGCCGGCAAGAGCACCATCGGTGTGCAGCTGGCCAAGGAGCTGGCGCTGGATTTTGTCGATACAGATCTGTTGATCCAGTTGCGTGAAGGCAAACCCCTGCAGGATATCCTGGACGAGAGCGGCTACCTGCAGCTGCGCTACATCGAGGAGCAGACCCTGCTCGAGTCCTTCCTGCCCAATCACGTCATCGCCACCGGCGGCAGCGCGGTCTATGGCCAGGAGGGGATGCGCCACCTGCGCGGCTTTGGCCCCATTGTCTTCCTCGACGCCTCCCTGGCCGAGCTCAAGCGCCGTATTCGCAACTACGAAACCCGCGGCATCGCCCGCCGCCCGGACCAGAGCTTCGAGGAGCTGTTTGCCGAGCGCCGCACCCTCTACCAGCAGGTGGCCGACATCACCATCGAGTGCGATGGCAAGGACCAGCAACAGATTCTGGATGAGGTCTGCGTCGCCCTGGCGGCTGTGTAG
- a CDS encoding NADPH:quinone oxidoreductase family protein: MKAILCEAFAPLDQLTYKELPDPVARKGEVVIDVAAAGVNFPDGLLVQGLYQMKPPCPFVPGTEIAGTISAVGEGVNHLKAGDRVVGVTMLGGYAEKAALPASTVMPLPDAIPFEEAAGLITAHATAHHALKQRANLQAGETLLVTGAAGGTGLAAVQIGKAMGARVIAVCSSAEKLAVAQANGADVLINASEQDLKEEIKKATGGQGVDVAYEVVGGDTFDTLSRCMAWNGRLLVIGFASGRIPELPVNLTLVKGYAVLGVFWGTFTQKQPKDFIANMMELIQWYLQGKVKVVVDQCFPLENAVDAINKVMNRQVMGKVILTP, translated from the coding sequence ATGAAAGCAATCCTGTGCGAAGCCTTTGCGCCACTCGACCAGCTCACCTACAAAGAGCTCCCCGATCCCGTCGCCCGTAAAGGGGAAGTGGTGATCGATGTCGCCGCCGCCGGTGTCAACTTTCCCGACGGCCTGCTGGTGCAGGGGCTGTACCAGATGAAGCCCCCCTGCCCCTTTGTACCGGGCACCGAGATCGCCGGCACCATCAGTGCCGTCGGTGAGGGGGTTAACCACCTCAAGGCGGGGGATCGCGTGGTCGGGGTGACCATGCTCGGCGGCTATGCCGAGAAGGCGGCCCTGCCGGCCAGCACCGTAATGCCACTGCCCGATGCCATCCCCTTCGAGGAGGCGGCGGGGCTGATCACCGCCCACGCCACCGCCCACCACGCCCTCAAGCAGCGCGCCAACCTGCAAGCCGGTGAAACCCTGCTGGTGACCGGCGCCGCCGGCGGTACCGGGCTGGCCGCCGTACAGATCGGCAAGGCGATGGGGGCGCGGGTGATCGCAGTCTGCTCCAGCGCCGAGAAGCTGGCTGTGGCCCAGGCCAACGGCGCCGATGTACTGATCAACGCCAGCGAGCAGGACCTCAAGGAGGAGATCAAGAAAGCCACCGGTGGCCAGGGAGTGGATGTGGCCTACGAGGTGGTGGGGGGCGATACCTTCGACACCCTCAGCCGCTGCATGGCCTGGAACGGCCGCCTGCTGGTGATCGGCTTTGCTTCCGGGCGCATCCCCGAGCTGCCGGTCAACCTCACCCTGGTGAAGGGCTACGCCGTGCTCGGCGTTTTCTGGGGTACCTTCACCCAGAAGCAACCCAAGGATTTTATCGCCAACATGATGGAGCTGATTCAGTGGTACCTGCAGGGCAAGGTCAAGGTGGTGGTGGACCAGTGCTTCCCGCTGGAAAACGCCGTCGATGCGATCAACAAAGTGATGAACCGTCAGGTGATGGGCAAGGTGATTCTCACCCCCTAA
- a CDS encoding histidine phosphatase family protein produces the protein MSDIYLVRHGQASFGTANYDQLSELGYQQSRWLGEYFARRGVEFDRIVIGGQARHRQTAESICEGMNASQPLECIEGFSEYDFEAIFQLYLQQFPDQRPTEGERDRTVFYRLLIRALHAWADDTLRGELPESWQQFESRVRDALEAVRDTSRGSKVLVVSSGGAISLATSLVLEAPPSAMISLNLQLRNTGVTRLSNSRNRAHLFSFNEMYHLDDSERHHAITYS, from the coding sequence ATGAGCGACATCTATCTGGTTCGACACGGCCAGGCTTCCTTCGGCACCGCCAACTACGACCAGCTCTCCGAGTTGGGCTACCAGCAGTCCCGCTGGCTGGGCGAATACTTTGCCCGCCGAGGGGTCGAATTCGACCGCATCGTCATCGGCGGCCAGGCCCGCCACCGCCAGACCGCTGAGTCGATCTGCGAGGGGATGAACGCATCGCAACCGCTGGAGTGCATCGAGGGGTTCAGCGAATACGATTTCGAGGCCATTTTCCAGCTCTACCTACAACAGTTCCCGGACCAGCGCCCGACCGAGGGTGAGCGTGACCGCACCGTTTTCTACCGGCTGCTGATCCGCGCCCTGCACGCCTGGGCGGACGATACCCTGAGGGGTGAACTACCGGAGAGCTGGCAGCAGTTTGAAAGCCGGGTACGGGACGCCCTGGAGGCGGTTCGTGATACCTCGCGCGGCAGCAAGGTGCTGGTGGTGAGCAGCGGCGGCGCCATCTCACTGGCCACCAGCCTGGTGCTGGAGGCCCCCCCCAGCGCCATGATCAGCCTCAACCTGCAGCTGCGCAATACCGGGGTGACCCGCCTCAGCAACAGCCGCAATCGCGCCCACCTGTTCAGCTTTAACGAAATGTACCACCTCGACGACAGCGAACGGCACCACGCGATCACCTACAGCTAA
- a CDS encoding HD-GYP domain-containing protein, translating to MSEEQHSIVCTPDQLCLGMYVKLPNSWLDHPFLRNEFLIKSESQLHKLRRCKITRFNIDLEKSSLPVGWAASDSEALDGAHPGSSPPEEMEPPTIWTPDNLVPEALKEALHDKKMGPEKRSQAVYLHSRELMSRLLESPTADNLRASKKAIFQVTELILHDPETASNMLRITSHDFYTYTHSVNVGVTSIMLAKALFGQSDRHDMQELGAGFFLHDLGKVNIRPEVINKPGRLTDEEMRHMRTHPFKGFKLMEQSGELTEESRIIVLQHHERADGTGYPKQLHNDRIHIYGKICCIADVFDALTAERSYKQAMTPFQALVLMRDQMSDHFDKKLFTEFVNLMR from the coding sequence ATGAGCGAAGAACAGCACAGCATCGTTTGCACCCCGGACCAGCTTTGCCTTGGCATGTATGTCAAACTCCCCAACAGCTGGCTGGACCACCCCTTTTTACGCAATGAGTTTTTGATCAAGAGCGAGTCGCAGCTCCACAAGCTGCGCCGCTGCAAGATCACGCGCTTCAATATTGACCTGGAAAAAAGCTCGCTGCCAGTGGGCTGGGCGGCTAGCGACAGCGAGGCCCTCGATGGGGCCCACCCCGGATCCTCCCCCCCCGAGGAGATGGAACCGCCGACGATCTGGACCCCCGACAACCTGGTTCCGGAGGCCCTCAAGGAGGCGCTGCACGACAAGAAGATGGGGCCTGAAAAGCGCTCCCAGGCGGTCTACCTGCACTCGCGGGAGCTGATGAGCCGGTTGCTGGAAAGCCCCACGGCGGACAACCTCAGGGCATCAAAGAAAGCGATCTTCCAGGTCACTGAGCTGATCCTGCACGACCCGGAAACCGCCTCCAATATGCTGCGTATCACCAGCCACGACTTCTACACCTACACCCATTCGGTGAACGTGGGGGTCACCAGCATCATGCTGGCCAAGGCACTGTTTGGGCAGTCGGACCGCCACGACATGCAGGAGCTGGGGGCCGGATTTTTCCTGCACGACCTGGGCAAGGTCAACATCCGTCCCGAGGTGATCAACAAGCCTGGCCGGCTGACCGACGAGGAGATGCGGCACATGCGCACCCACCCCTTCAAGGGCTTCAAGCTGATGGAGCAGAGTGGGGAGCTGACGGAGGAGAGCCGCATCATCGTGTTGCAGCACCACGAGCGCGCCGATGGCACCGGTTATCCCAAGCAGTTGCACAATGACCGCATCCATATCTACGGCAAGATCTGCTGCATCGCCGATGTGTTCGACGCTCTCACTGCCGAGCGCTCCTACAAGCAGGCGATGACCCCCTTCCAGGCGCTGGTGCTGATGCGCGACCAGATGTCGGACCACTTCGACAAAAAGCTCTTCACCGAGTTCGTCAACCTGATGCGCTGA
- a CDS encoding SDR family oxidoreductase, with protein sequence MATQLFDLTGKIALVTGASRGIGEEIARLLAEQGAHVIVSSRKVDDCQTVADSIKANGHSAEALACHVGSMEDIGNTFDYIRREHGRLDILINNAAANPYFGHVLDTDLAAYQKTVDVNVRGYFFMSVEGGKLMRENGGGAIVNTASINALHPGPMQAIYSITKAAVVNMTQAFAKECAPLNIRVNALLPGLTKTKFAGALFTNEAIHKEAIRSIPMGRHAEPKEMAGAVLYLVSDASSYTTGHCLVVDGGMTA encoded by the coding sequence GTGGCAACACAGCTGTTTGATTTAACCGGAAAGATCGCCCTCGTCACCGGCGCCAGCCGCGGCATCGGTGAGGAGATCGCCAGGCTGCTCGCCGAGCAGGGCGCCCATGTAATTGTGTCCAGCCGCAAGGTGGACGACTGCCAGACGGTAGCCGATTCCATCAAGGCCAACGGCCACAGCGCCGAGGCGCTGGCCTGTCACGTCGGCAGCATGGAGGATATCGGCAACACTTTCGACTACATCCGTCGCGAGCATGGCCGCCTGGATATCCTGATCAACAACGCCGCCGCTAACCCCTACTTCGGCCACGTGCTCGATACCGACCTCGCGGCCTACCAGAAGACCGTGGATGTGAACGTGCGCGGCTACTTCTTCATGTCCGTCGAGGGGGGCAAGCTGATGCGGGAGAACGGTGGTGGCGCTATCGTCAATACCGCCTCCATCAACGCGCTGCACCCAGGCCCCATGCAGGCGATCTACTCCATCACCAAGGCGGCGGTGGTCAACATGACCCAGGCCTTTGCCAAGGAGTGCGCGCCCCTCAACATCCGCGTCAACGCGCTGCTGCCGGGGCTGACCAAAACCAAGTTCGCCGGCGCCCTGTTCACCAACGAGGCGATCCACAAGGAGGCGATTCGCAGCATCCCCATGGGCCGCCACGCCGAGCCGAAGGAGATGGCCGGGGCGGTACTCTACCTGGTGTCCGACGCCTCCAGCTACACCACCGGCCACTGCCTGGTGGTCGATGGGGGCATGACCGCCTAG
- a CDS encoding rubredoxin, translating to MNTTMSKRYHCDICDYVYDPAEGGPEEGTPPGTPWEEIADDWVCPECGAPKNLFSEVIGSE from the coding sequence ATGAACACCACCATGAGCAAGCGTTACCACTGCGATATCTGTGATTATGTTTACGACCCCGCCGAGGGCGGTCCGGAGGAGGGCACCCCGCCGGGAACCCCCTGGGAAGAGATCGCCGATGACTGGGTCTGCCCCGAATGTGGCGCTCCCAAAAACCTGTTCAGCGAAGTGATCGGTAGCGAGTAG
- a CDS encoding phosphotransferase, with product MSEQIETLNETLLADYLEQQVPGFKGPLTATKFSGGQSNPTFKIEAASGTYVLRRQPPGKLLKSAHAVDREYRVIKALADSEVPVAQVYHLCEDPSVIGSMFYLMEFCDGRIFWDAALPEVDTATRSAMYDEMNRVLAALHSVDIDAVGLSDYGKPGNYFERQLGRWSAQYRASELERIEAMEQLMGWLEQNMPADDGRVALSHGDFRLDNLMFHPTEPRVIAVLDWELSTLGHPFADLAYQCMQLRMPGKIGNMSGLMGVDLKALGIPSEQEYIARYCQRMGIEKIDNWAFYLAFSFFRLAAIVQGVAKRAADGNASNREAAKVGAFVGPLAELALGVIQQEGGR from the coding sequence ATGAGTGAACAGATCGAAACCCTTAACGAAACCCTGCTGGCGGACTATCTGGAGCAGCAGGTGCCCGGTTTCAAGGGACCGCTGACCGCCACCAAGTTTTCCGGCGGCCAGTCCAACCCCACCTTCAAGATCGAGGCGGCCTCCGGCACCTACGTGCTGCGTCGCCAGCCGCCGGGCAAGCTGCTGAAATCGGCCCATGCGGTGGATCGCGAATACCGTGTGATCAAGGCGCTGGCCGACAGCGAAGTGCCGGTGGCCCAGGTCTATCACCTGTGTGAGGATCCCTCGGTGATCGGCTCCATGTTCTACCTGATGGAGTTCTGCGACGGCCGCATCTTCTGGGACGCCGCCCTGCCGGAGGTGGACACCGCCACCCGCAGCGCCATGTACGACGAGATGAACCGGGTACTGGCGGCGCTGCACAGCGTCGATATCGACGCCGTCGGCCTCAGCGACTACGGCAAGCCGGGCAACTACTTCGAGCGCCAGCTGGGACGCTGGAGCGCCCAGTACCGTGCCTCGGAGCTGGAGCGGATCGAGGCCATGGAGCAGCTGATGGGTTGGCTGGAGCAGAATATGCCGGCCGACGATGGCCGTGTGGCCCTCTCCCACGGCGACTTCCGCCTCGACAACCTGATGTTCCACCCCACCGAGCCGCGGGTGATCGCGGTGCTGGACTGGGAACTCTCCACCCTCGGCCACCCCTTCGCCGACCTCGCCTACCAGTGCATGCAGCTGCGCATGCCCGGCAAGATCGGCAACATGTCGGGGCTGATGGGGGTCGACCTCAAGGCCCTGGGTATCCCCAGCGAGCAGGAGTACATCGCCCGCTACTGCCAGCGGATGGGGATCGAGAAGATCGATAACTGGGCCTTCTACCTGGCCTTCAGCTTCTTCCGCCTGGCGGCGATTGTACAGGGGGTCGCCAAACGCGCCGCCGATGGCAACGCCTCCAACCGCGAGGCCGCCAAGGTGGGGGCCTTTGTCGGACCGCTGGCGGAGCTGGCCCTCGGCGTGATCCAGCAGGAGGGGGGGCGCTAG
- a CDS encoding acyl-CoA dehydrogenase family protein, with translation MNFEYSDKVNDLLARVNGFLDQHLYPIEAQLLETIDTQPDRWAIPPEIEALKAKAKAAGLWNLFLPEFEDYGYGLTNLEYAPLAEVMGRTRFGSEVFNCSAPDTGNMEVLARYGNEEQKERWLKPLLNGEIRSAFAMTEPEVASCDATNIETRITRDGDEYVINGRKWYISGACDPRCKILIVMGKTDPDNANRYIQQSQILVPIDTDGVTIVRPMKVFGNDDAPEGHAEIRFDNVRVPASNILLGEGRGFEIAQGRLGPGRIHHCMRLIGAAQRALEMMCVRAENRIAFGRPLIKQGSVREDIANSVCEIEQARLLTLKAADMMDRQGNKAAREMIAMIKVVAPRMACQVIDRAMQLHGAAGLSQDFRLAELYMYARTVRLADGPDQVHMMQLGRDLARRWNGQ, from the coding sequence ATGAATTTTGAGTACAGCGACAAAGTGAACGACCTACTGGCGCGGGTAAACGGCTTCCTCGACCAGCACCTCTATCCCATCGAGGCCCAGCTGCTTGAGACCATCGACACCCAACCCGACCGCTGGGCCATTCCTCCCGAGATCGAGGCGCTCAAGGCCAAGGCCAAGGCGGCGGGACTGTGGAACCTGTTCCTGCCGGAGTTCGAGGATTACGGCTACGGTCTCACCAACCTCGAGTACGCACCGCTGGCGGAGGTAATGGGCCGCACTCGCTTCGGCAGTGAGGTGTTCAACTGCAGCGCCCCCGACACCGGTAACATGGAGGTGCTGGCCCGCTACGGTAACGAGGAGCAGAAGGAGCGCTGGCTCAAGCCCCTGCTCAACGGCGAGATCCGCTCGGCCTTCGCCATGACCGAGCCGGAGGTTGCGTCTTGCGACGCCACCAACATCGAGACCCGCATCACCCGTGACGGCGATGAGTACGTGATCAATGGTCGCAAATGGTACATCTCCGGCGCCTGCGATCCCCGCTGCAAGATTCTTATCGTGATGGGCAAAACCGACCCGGACAACGCCAACCGTTATATCCAGCAGTCGCAGATCCTGGTGCCCATCGACACCGACGGCGTCACCATCGTGCGCCCGATGAAGGTGTTCGGTAACGACGATGCCCCCGAGGGCCACGCCGAGATCCGCTTCGACAACGTGCGTGTGCCGGCCAGCAACATCCTGCTGGGCGAGGGGCGCGGCTTCGAGATCGCCCAGGGCCGCCTGGGCCCGGGCCGTATTCACCACTGCATGCGCCTGATTGGTGCCGCCCAGCGCGCCCTGGAGATGATGTGCGTGCGCGCCGAGAACCGTATCGCCTTTGGCCGCCCACTGATCAAACAGGGATCGGTGCGCGAGGATATCGCCAACTCCGTGTGCGAGATCGAGCAGGCGCGCCTGCTGACCCTCAAGGCCGCCGACATGATGGACCGCCAGGGCAACAAGGCCGCCAGGGAGATGATCGCCATGATCAAGGTGGTGGCGCCGCGCATGGCCTGCCAGGTGATCGACCGCGCCATGCAGCTGCACGGCGCCGCCGGCCTCAGCCAGGACTTCCGTCTCGCCGAGCTCTACATGTACGCCCGTACCGTGCGCCTGGCCGATGGCCCGGACCAGGTGCATATGATGCAGCTGGGTCGCGACCTGGCACGCCGCTGGAACGGGCAATAG